A stretch of DNA from Piliocolobus tephrosceles isolate RC106 chromosome 21, ASM277652v3, whole genome shotgun sequence:
TCTGTTCTTTCAGGTTGTTGGCATGGAGCCAAGGATGAGGAGGTGCTTTCCAAGCAATGTGTTTCTGTAAGAGTGTTACAGGTCACAGCTCCAAAGCCAGCTTTGTCCACCCTGAAGGCCCAGCCCTGCAAGACATGTAGCTCACTTCTGAAGGACCTTCTGCACCTGGCTGAGCATGACGGAACATACCCTGAACAAGGGCTGGACACGTGTGCAGCAGAGCATGACCTGCACCAAAAGGAGCAGGCTAGAGAGAAGCTCACCAGAAGTGATGAGTGGAGGCCTTCATTTGTGAACTACAGTGCTCACAGGGGAGAGAGGAAGTTCCCATGCACACAGGGTGGCAGGGATTTTACTGCCAGCTCAGACCTTCTCCAGCAACATGTCTTGAACTGGGCAGAAGCTATACAGGGATACTCAGGATGGGGAAACCTTTCAAGGTAAACAGAATGATTTCAACTCCAGCCAAGGTGGGAAAGACTTTTGCCATCAACACAGGCTGTTTGAGGACCAGAAAACCCATAATGGGGAGAGGCCTTATGAGTTCAGTGAATGTGAGGAATTGTTTAGGTACAACTCCAACCTTATTAAATATCGGCAAAATCATGCTGGAGAAAGGCCTTATGAGGGCATTGAATATGGAAAGACCTTTATTAGAAAGTCcaacctaggccgggcgcggtggctcaagcctgtaatcccagcactttgggaggccgagacgggcggatcacgaggtcaggagatcgagaccatcctggctaacccggtgaaaccccgtctctactaaaaatacaaaaaactagccgggcgaggtggcggcgcctgtagtcccagctactcaggaggctgaggcaggagaatggtgtaaatctgggaggcggagcttgcagtgagctgagatccggccactgcactccagcctgggtggcagagcgagactccgtctcaaaaaaaaaaaaaaagaaagtccaacCTAGTTCAGTGCCAGAAAATTCACACTGAAGGCTTTCTTTCAAAAAGGTCTGACCCCATTGAACATCAGGAGATTCGCAGGAGACCTACACTTTATGAATGCACCCAGTGTGGGAAGGCTCTCCTTACACAGGCTCATCTGGTTGGTCACCAGAAAATCCATACTGGAGAACAGCCCTACGAATGCAACAAGTGTGGGAAATTTTTTATGTGTAACTCCAAACTCAGTAGACATCAGAAGGTTCACACTGGGGAGAGGCATTACGAGTGTAGCGAATGTGGGAAATTGTTTAGGGACAGCATCATGCTCGGTAGACATCAGAGAGTTCATACAGAAGAAAGGCCTTTTGAATGCAGCATATGTGGAAAAGTCTTTAGTCACCGCGCCACACTCAATATGCACCAGAGAGTTCATACTGGCAAAAAGCCCTATAAGTGTAacgaatgtgggaaagcctttagcCTCAAACATAATGTTGTTCAGCACCTGAAAATTCACACTGGAGAACGGCCTTATGAGTGCCCtgaatgtgggaaggcctttgTTAGAAAGTCCCACCTAGTTCAGCACTAGAAAATCCACACTGAAGCATTTGCAAAAAGGTCTGACCTCATTCAACACGAGAGGATTGACATCAGGCCAAGGCCTTATGGGTGTAGGGAATGTGGGAAGGGTTTCCTTACACAGGCTTATCTTGATGGTCACCAGAAAATCCATACTGGAGAACAGCCTTATGAATGCAGCGAATgtgggaaattcttttttttttttttttgagacggagtctggctctgtcgcccggactggagtgctgtggccggatctcagctcactgcaagctctgcctcccgggttcacgccattctcctgcctcagcctcccgagtagctgggactacaggcgcccccaagtcgcccggctagttttttgtagtttttagtagagacggggtttcaccatgttagccaggatggtctcgatctcctgacctcgtgatccgccagtctcggcctcccaaagtgctggtattacaggcttgagccaccgtgcctggccgggaaATTCTTTTTGGACAGCTACAAACTTGTTAttcatcagagaattcacactggagaaaaaccttaTAAATGCAGCAAATGTGGGAAATTCTTTAGATATCGCTGTACACTGAGTAGATGTCAGAaagttcacactggagaaagacctTACGAGTGTAGTGAATGTGGGAACTTTTTTAGAGGTAGCTACAAACTCATTATTCATCAGAGTTCATACGGGAGAAAAGCCTTATGAGTGCAGCAATTGTGGGAAGTTTCTTAGATACCGCTCTACATTCATTAAACATCATAAAGTTTGCACTGGGGAGAAGCCTCCTGAGTGCAGTAAATGTGGGGCATTGTTTAGGATTAAATCGAGCCTTATTACACATCAGCGGTCTCACACTGGAGAAAGTCCTTTTAAGTTAAGGGAATGTGGAAAAGACTTCAGCAACAAATGTAATAATGGTCAGAGCCAAaaaattcacactggagaaaggtcTCATGAGTGTGGTGAATGCAGCAAAGTGTTTAAATACAACTCCAGCCTCATtaaacatcagagaattcacagtGGAGAAAGGGCTTAGTGCAGTGAAAGCAGGAAAGTCACCAAAATTGTCACCTCATTCAGCATGAAAAAGTACACATCAGAGGAAGAAcctattaatatatgtaaatctaATGTTGAAAGCGTTCAGACAGAAATCTGTGAGGATTTCCTGCTGGGAACtacattaaaaaacatttatggccaggcgtggtggctcacgcctgtaatcccagcactttgggaggctgaggtggatggatcacctgaggtcaggagttcgagaccagcctggccaacatggtggaaccctgtctgtactaaaaatacaaaaattagctgggcacggtggcaggtgcctataatcccagctactcgggaggctgaggcagggagaatcacttgaacccaggaggcagaggttgcagtgagctgagattgttccattgcacaccagcctgggcgacagggcgagtcTCTCTCAAATAAAATTGTGGCAAATTATAGGTAACTTAAAATCTATCATCTTAACCTATATTTAACTGTActgttcagtagtgttaagtcaGTCACATTGTTGTCAATTAATATCCAGAAGTTTTTTCAACTTTACGAAACTAAAACATTATACCCTTTAAACCAGGGGTCCACAACCCCCAGGCTGCaaactggtaccagtctgtggcctgttaggaaccgggccagCATCACCACCtgaactccacctcctgtcagatcagcagcagcattagattctcgtgGGAGCATGAgtcctgttgtgaactgtgcacgtgagggatctaggttgtgtgttccttatgagactctaactaatgcctgatgatctgaggtggaacagttttatcctgAAACTATCTGCCCCCTTCTCTGTCCCTGATGCGTGGAAACATTggcttccatgaaaccagtccctggtgccaaaaaggttggggaccgctgcttTAAACCACTCCTTCTCCTCATTCCCTACTCCAGCCCCTGACAACGACTACTATATGAATTTTACTACTCTAAGTATCTCATGTAAGTTTTAGTCTTTTGTGACTTATTTTGAGGCTTATTTCCcttaatgtcttcaaggtttatccatgttgtaacatagcttataattttcatcttttttgttttttgctttttttttttttttttttttgagacggagtcgtgctctgtcacctaggctggagtgcagtggtgcgatctcggctcgctgcaacctccacctcccgggttcatgccattctcttgcctcagcctcccgagtagctgggactacaggcgcccgccactatgcctggctaatgttttgtattttttagtagagacggggtttcaccgtgttagccaagatggtctcgatctcctgacctcgtgatccacccgccttggcctcacaaagtactgggattagagatgtgagccactgcgcccagccataatttcatcttttttaaaggCCAAATAAAATCGCATTGTAGTCATGTATCACCTAACAAGAGGACTGTGTTCTGAGTAATCATCTTAAGGTGATTTTGTCACTGTGTGAACAAAGTGTACTTACACCAACCTAAAGGGTACAGCCtattacacacctaggctatatgatatGGTCCATTGCTCCTCAGATGTAAACCTTAACAGTGTGTTACAGTATTGAATATTGTAGGTAATTGAAACACAATGATAAGTaaatgtgtatctaaacatatctaagtTTACAAAAGGAACTGTAAAAACGTATGAAAAGTGGTAAAACCTTTATAGGGCACTTAACGTGAACGAAGCTTGCAAGATCCCTGTGGTTGCATCAGGGACTGAGTTGTGAGTGGATGTGAAGCTCTAGAACATTACTGCACCCTATCACAGACGTTATAAAcattgtacacttaggctactctaaattaattttttctttagtaattaACCTTGtctactgtaacttttttacttcataaactttaaaaattttaaaaaactttttgactctttttaaataataacttaaaaCACAAACGCATTATACAGCCTGTATAAATACTCCTTTATATTCTATaaactttttctatttaatttttttaacttcttaattgttattttttttttaaacgaagaTACGCATTAGTCAAGGCCTACACAGGGTGAGGATCATTAATATCACtttcacctccacatcttgtcccactagaAGGTTTTCAGGTTCAATAACAAGGGATTGttatctcctatgataacaatgtaTTCTGGAATATTTTCTGAAGCCTTgcctcatgctttttttttttttttttgaggctgagtctcgcactgtcgccaggttggagggcaatggcacaatctcagctcactgcaacctctgcctcccgggttcagtgattctcctgcttcagcctcccaagtaactaggattacaggtacctgccaccacgctcggctaattttttagtagagacggggtttcaatatgttggccaggctgatctcgaactcctgacctcatgatctgccgccctcggcctcccaaagtgctgggatgaaaggcatgagccaccgcgcctggctttctttctttattttttgaggcagagtcttgcactgttgcctgggctggtgtgcagtggtgtgatcttggctcactgcaacctctgcctcctgggttcaagcgatcctccttcctcagcctcccatgtagctaggattactagcgcccaccaccatgcctggctaattttttgtatttttagtagagatggggttgcactatgttggccaggctggtctcgaactcctgacttcatgatccacccacctttgcctcccaaagtgctgggattacaggtgtgagtcactgcacccggcctgtgctCTTTTTATGAGTGGCAAcccagtaggtttgtttacactaGTGTCACCACACACACTTGAGTAATGGGATTCAGTTACAGTGGCTATggtgtcactaggtgataggagtTGTTTAGCTCTGTTATAGTATGGGATTACTGTTATACACGTGGTCCACGGTAGACATGTATGGCACATGACTGGAATATGTATATGCCACTTTTCCTGTGTTCTTTCATCAGtgcacatttgggttgcttccactctTCTGCTCTTgttaatgctgctatgagcatgaATATACAAATACCTCCTGAGGCCCTGCTTTAAATTCTCCTTGgacatatacccagaagtggaaatgGTGCTTCccattaataataatgattattattataatttttgagacagagtcttgctctgtcacccaggctggagttcagtggcacgatttcggctcactgcaagctctgcctcccaggttcacgtcattctcctgcctcagcctcccaagtagctgggactacaggcgcccgccaccacacccaggtaattttttgcatttttagtagagacggggtttcaccgtgttagccaggatggtcttgatctcctgaccttgtgatctgcctgcctcggcctcccaaaatgctgggattacaggtgtgagccaccacgcccagccctcattcattttttttttagtgctcaTACTAAAGATACGAGGGGTTCACACACCAGAACTACAGTATTAGAATATTCTCAATTTGTCTGTGTATTTACTTTTGCCAGTAAGTGTTAttccttcagatgatttcttgttGCACAttagcattcttttctttcagattgatgAACTCTCTTTActatttcttgtaagacagacCTGGTATTGATGAATTCCCCCAGCTGTTGTTTGCTGGGaaagcttttatttctccttcatggtTGAAGAATATATTTGATGACTAGAATATTCTTGGTTGAAAATggtttccttcagcactttaagtaTGTCTTCTCACTTTCTTCTGGCCTacaagatttctgctgagaagacTGCTGCCAGATGTACTGGAGTTCCTtcatatgttatttgtttcttttctcttgctaccTTTCCTCTTTTACGtctttgacctttgagagtttgattgtTGTATGTCTTGTGTTGAATCTGGTTGGCATTTTTGACTTTCTTATACTTggatattcatatatacatatatatatgcatatgtgtgtatatatatgtatatgtgtgtgtgtgtgtgtatatatacatacatttggaAAGTActctataattatttctttgaataaattgTCTATCCCTACATCTTTCTCTACACCCTTTTTAATCACTATTAGACTTGCCCTTTTGTGgctatttctgtatcttttaagcacagttctttttcttttttctcctctgtatttTCAACAGTTTGGATTTAAGctaacaaattctttttttttcttctccttcttctttttttgagatggagtcttgctcagtcgcccaggctggagtgcagtggcgcaatctcggctcactgcaagcttcacctcccaggttcacgccattctcctgcctcagcctcccgagtagctgggactacaggcgaccgccactacgcctggctagtttttttgtatttttagtagagtcggggtttcaccgtgttagccaggatggtctcgatctcctgacctcatgatccgcccgtctcggcctcccaaagtgctgggattacaggcgtgagccaccgcgcccggccgctaacAAATCCTTCTGCTTAATCAACTATGCTGTTGTTATATCCGaagtatttttcagttctttcagctctaggatttctgtttgattttttttttttttttggtaattatttcaatttctgttAAATTTCTCTGCTAAAATTCTGAATTCTTCATGTTTTCTTGACATTCTTTGAGCTTCTTCAAGACAGACATTTTGAATTCCCTGTCTGAAAAATATTCCCTGTCTGATAGATCCCTATCACTCCAGGGTTGGTCACTGGGCAGCTTATTTAGTCCATTTGATGAGATCATATTTTCCTGAATGTTCTTAATACTTGTGGATATTTGTATATGACTGAACACTGAAGAGTTTGTTTATTCCAGTCTTCACAGTCTGGCTTTGCTTGTACCCGTTCTTCTTCAGAGGGCCTTCCAAGAATTCAAAGGGTACTGAGTGCTGACTTGCCTAAGCTGTAGTCACTGCAGCCATTTCAGCACTAGAGACTACCATAATCCCAAGTATGCAATAAATCTTGCAGACTCCTAGATACCCAGACTAGATACAtatgggaaagagaagagaatgttCTGGGTTCCCAGAACCCACTCTCTTTTCTCTCATTCCCCCAAGTATAAGAAGTCTCTCTCTATATACCAGGCTGCCTGTAACTGGGGGAGAGGTGACAGGGACTCCTGTGTTCATCACAGCTGGCATCACAGTAATGCTCATCTAAACCCACGGACTCTACGACCAGCACAGGACTGGGGATTGCCCAAGGTTCCAAGGTTCACAGTCAGTACTGCCTGTcactgatgtttattcaaggctTGAGGTCACTTTAGTCAGCAGGTGGTAAAACCAGTCAGAACTTGCGTCCAACCAACCAGGACAGCAGATTCCCTTCTGGCCTGGGTCTGGGCTAGCAACACTGTCCAGGAACAAAGGCCTGGGATCAGTGGCTTCAGGATTCTCCTTGGCGCTTTATTTTCCTATGACTGAGCTGGTACTCAAGTTGAAAAACAAAGTCATCTgtacttttccctctcctttcctcaagtggGAGTCTCTTTCTGAGCCACACtgcctggagttgggggaggggtatGGCACACTCCCTTGGCTGCTACAGCTGGTGTCATACTGGGTCACATGCACCCAAAGTCCACAGCCTTAGAGACCACTGCGGCACCAGGGCTTGCCTAAGGACTGCAGTCCTTGTGACCTAATTGCCACTCAAACTTATTCTGGGCCCCAGGCCACTTCAGTCAGCTGTTGGTGGTGCCAGCTGAGACTCAGGTTCCTTTCACGGAGGTTGAGGATTTGCTTCTggccccaggctggtctaaatgctctcTCCATGGGCACAAGTAGAATTGTGCCGTGTTGTGTTCTTCCATGACCAGGCAGCACCGGGTTCCAACGCAAAGTCCCACACTCACTTCGCACTCTCTTCTATGAGCACACAGACTTTTCTTTACATGTTGGTCTGCCAAGGGATGGGGAAGGAGTGGTTTAGGCAATGCAAGACCACCTTTCCTACCCACTTCAATGCCTTTCTTCTTGACATTATGTTAAAATCAGGTACTCTGATAACTCatctagttttctgttttttttttttttttttttNNNNNNNNNNNNNNNNNNNNNNNNNNNNNNNNNNNNNNNNNNNNNNNNNNNNNNNNNNNNNNNNNNNNNNNNNNNNNNNNNNNNNNNNNNNNNNNNNNNNttttgagacggagtctcgctctgtcgcctgggctggagtgcagtggccgggctggagtgcagtggccggatctcagctcactgcaagctccgcctcccggatttacgccattctcctgcctcagcctcccaagtagctgggactacaggcgcccgccacctcgcccggctagttttttgtatttttagtagagacggggtttcaccgtgttagccaggatggtctcgatctcctgacctcatgatccgcccgcctcggcctcccaaagtgctgggattacaggcttgagccaccgcgcccggctgttttcTGGTTCTTATGAATGTGCTTTCTTGCATGAGTAGTTGTTCAGCTGGTGTTCCTGTTAGGAGAAAATTGATGAAGGTTTCTCTTTGGCCTTCTTGCTCcactctgatttttctttttctagatttttacaTAAATTGAATGATACTACATGCAATCATCTGCATCTGGCTTTCACTGAGCTTAAGGCTTTTGAGATTCGTCCATATTATATATAgacatctttttatattgctgGATAGTGTTCCACTTCATAGAGATGCTACAATCGATTGCTGCCATGGACATTATTGTGTATACCCAAAATTTATACGCTGAAATCCTAATCCCCTAGTACCTCGAAATGTGATGTATTTGGAGGTAGgactttaaagaggtaattaagttgaAATCAGCCCATTAGGTTGGACCCTAATCTGACCAGTGCCCTTGTAAGAAATTAAGACACACAGACACCAGGAGTACACATGCATAGAGTGATGGCCTTGTGAAGAGACAAAGAGGGCAGCCATGTGCAAGCCAAGGAGAGTGGCCTCAGAGAGATCCAACACTGCCAGCATCTTAATCTTGGACTTTAgaattcttataaaattaatttctgttgtttcagccacccagtctgtggtattttgttatggcagccctagaaaattaatacaattaCTCATTCACCTATGGATAgtcatttgagaattttttttaaatgttctagttATTGGTTAGATGTGAAGTTTCCACACCTTCTCCCCACAATGTCAAGGCACATTACCCTCCTGGTACATCATGTTCACCAACCAGGAAACTCCACCAAGCCTCTGCATCAAGAGTTCTAAGTTGGTAGGGAGGAATGAGGAGAGGGTATCTCATTTTGTAGCTGTGATTAAATCACAACCACATGGCTGACTTCAATCTCTAGTTCCTTTCCTCTCCCCAAAGGTCAATCTGGCTCAGAGTTTCAACCCTCTTATTACATGGTTGGTCTTTCTGATGAAGAGCCCCCATTCTGAACCTTTCTGGGAGTCTAAAATGAATCACTTCGTTAGTATAAAAAATACACTCCTCTCACTCAAAGAATTACAAGATTTTTGTAGCACTAAGCCTGGGACAAAGATCcagatatatttattattacacCACAGCTTGTATTTAATATAATAGATTCATAGATTTTCTATTGTTAAACTTTAAAATCCTAGCAAATCTCgatgctgggtgcggtggctcacgcctgtaatcccagcactttgggggctgaggcaggcagatgatgaggtcaagagatcaagaccatcccagccaacatggtaaaaccctgtctctactaaaaatacaaaaattagctgggtatggtggtgtgtacctgtaatcctggctactcgggacgctgaggcaggagaattgcttgaacccaagaggcggagtttgcagtgagctgagatagcgccactgccctccagcctggcaacagagcgagactccatctcaataaaaaaaaaaaaaaaattctaacaactCTCTCTAGAATATGACTTATTCTTTCTCTCtaagatatatatagatacacagatatagatatatgtattaaatatcttTAGTAGAGGATTTTTCAGATCTCTTGAGTGAGCCTGGTCAGTTGGTATCTTTcaatggatttttgttttctgagtttcAACTTACTGAGAAAGGACTGTTGAAAACAATCACACATTATCCATTATATGTTTCAAGGTTATCTAGTATTATACTATGTTTCattgctcatgtctgtaatatgtgatttatgttttttctttctgattaaatAAAGGAGACACcttgaataaattattaaaattgacAGACCTTCCActatatcagaaagaaaaaaacatgggtTCATagattttctcaaaaaagaaaaaactaaataagGTTACTGTGAAAATTAATTCCGAGGCCCTAATACAAAGATGGAGAGCTCAGACAGAGCCCAAAAGTCATCCTGTGTTAAGGAGACATAGCTAAGAGTCTGGGTTTGCCAAGGTAGCTGGAGTCTATAGAGCAGAGTACACGAGAGAAAAAACTTCAGAGATATAGAGGGCCATCCCCAAGTATTCAGCTGAGTATAAGCTGTGTTTGCATATAGAAAAAGACCAGAGGATGGGTAAAGAACCACatgaggtcgggcgcggtggctcaagcctgtaatcccagcactttgggaggccgagacaggcggatcacgaggtcaggagatcgaaaccatcctggctaacacggtgaaaccctgtctctactgaaaaatatgaaaaactagccaggcgaggtggtgggcacctgtagtcccagctacttgggagactgaggcagaataatggcgtaaacccaggaggcggagcttgcagtcagccaagatcgtgccaccgcactccaggatgggcgacaaagcgagactccgtatcaaaaaaaaaaaagaaaaaaagggaaccaCATGAAAGGATTATACGGGAAGCAATTCCCAAGGCTTATACAGAAAACATGATAGTTCTCATTCCAACCAGCTTGAGTAAAAAAACCTCATAATTCATGAAGCATTAGGTAGAGAATATAGGAAGGTTGTGTCTCAGTAATGGGAGAGGAATTTGTCTTAAAATGTATGCTGCAATAGTCTCATCGAGAAATGCTTAGAATCAAGACCTCCCAAAAGATCATattgtttccaagtaacttaaccatgtaacagaaaaaaatcaagaatatctgtagaaattaaaaaaaaaaaaatcagtacctAAAATTCAGTGTCCAATCAAAATTAAACCATGTTAACAGTATCAGACAAGGGAGGTTTCAGAGGAAAGAATATTACCAGAGATTAAGAGGATCACAATGATAAAGTGGTCAACACATCAAGTGGacataaaataggaaatatttattcACCTAATAAAAAGAtatcaaaatatgtgaagcaaaatcTGACAGAACTGCAGAGAAGTAAATCCAATTTAATATTCAGAAATGTCAACAATCCTCTTAAAATAATTGCTAGgaccaaaacaaaaccacagaatgtcaataaagatataaaaaacttaaataaCATTATCAACCATTTTTACCTGATCAACACTTGTAGAACCCCTTCATCAAATGAGAATACAGTATACATTTCAAGTGAACATGTAACTCATACCACGATAGCCCATATTCTGGGCCACaaagcaaatctcaataaatgtaaataattcaagtcttttttttttttttttttttgagacggagtctcgctctgtggcccaggctggagtgcagtggccggatctcagctcactgcaagctccgcctcccgggtttacgccattctcctgcctcagcctcccaagtagctgggactacaggcgcccgccacctcgctcggctagttttttgtatttttttagtggagacggggtttcaccgtgttagccaggatggtctcgatctcctgacctcgtgatccgcccgtctcggcctcccaaagtgctgggattacaggcttgagccaccgcgcccggccaataa
This window harbors:
- the LOC111521190 gene encoding zinc finger protein 749 isoform X2, with product MAVAAKHKDPAQECVVFEDVAIYFSREEWGILNDAQRHLHSNVLLENVALLSSVGCWHGAKDEEVLSKQCVSVRVLQVTAPKPALSTLKAQPCKTCSSLLKDLLHLAEHDGTYPEQGLDTCAAEHDLHQKEQAREKLTRSDEWRPSFVNYSAHRGERKFPCTQGGRDFTASSDLLQQHVLNWAEAIQGYSGWGNLSR
- the LOC111521190 gene encoding zinc finger protein 749 isoform X1 produces the protein MMVSSSNCTSLSHLPTGSMAVAAKHKDPAQECVVFEDVAIYFSREEWGILNDAQRHLHSNVLLENVALLSSVGCWHGAKDEEVLSKQCVSVRVLQVTAPKPALSTLKAQPCKTCSSLLKDLLHLAEHDGTYPEQGLDTCAAEHDLHQKEQAREKLTRSDEWRPSFVNYSAHRGERKFPCTQGGRDFTASSDLLQQHVLNWAEAIQGYSGWGNLSR